CAGAGCTCGCGCACCAGAAAATCCGGGATATCGGCTGCGGCCAGGAAATCCTGCTCGATATGCTCCATGAGCGGCACCGTCGGCTCGGCAAAACAATAGTCAGCGACAATCCCCCGCAGCTCTCCGGCAATAGCTTCAAGCAACGGCGTATGCAGTGGCGCGTCAGAGATAAACGAGCTGACGCTGAAGGCGCCGGTGGCAAGCGCCTCGGCCATGGCAGCCTCGATGGCATGCTGCTCTCCTGCCAGCAGGAAATGACGGGAGGTATTGTAATTGGCCGGATAGACGCCATTGTTTTCGGCCAGGGCCAGCACCGGCGTCGCCGCCAGGCCGGTGACGCACCCCAGGGCATAGTTCCCGCTGTTGCTCATCCCGGCCAGGACGCGGCCGATGCGGCAGGTAAGCTCAAGGGCATCCCCCTCGGGCAGAGCATTGACCGCGGCCAGGGCAGCATAGATCCCCATGCTGTGCTCAGCAACCATGGCAGGCCTGGCCCCCTCGGCCCGCAAGACCCGGTTGCGGTACAGGCTCATGGCAGTACCGTAAACCTGCAGCCCTACCTGGGCGGTGGCTGGCTCGTCGCGCCAGGCAAAGGTTGCCAGATCAAGGCCGGTCCGGTCAAGGGTCAGTGCGCTAATTTCGGCAAAATCGGCATTATCGGGACACCCGGCGTCATGAGCCAACGGCTGGCCGGGGAACATGAAACAGATCATCAATTACCCTTTTTTCGTTTTAGTGCCGCCCGGAACCCGATATTCATCGGGCCAAAGACCTGCACTGAGCGGTGCAGCTTCCAGATCCGCTTATACATGGAACCGAAGGAGTAAAAGGACCTATTGAGCCAGTCATACCCCTGTTGCAACTCGGCCACGCTCATCCCCTTGGGCTGGAAGGTGACATGCTCCATGTCGTAGTCTTCCCAGGCATTTGACAGGATCCGCCCCTCCGCTTCCAGGCGGCGCCTGACTTCGGTGCCGGGATACGGGGTGAGGATCGGGAAGATGGCCCCCTCCAGCCGCGCCTGCTCACAGAAGGCCAGGGTCCGCTCAAAGACCTCCGGGGTATCACCGTCGTTTCCCATGACAAAGGAGCCGAGGATGCCGATGCCGTTGTCACGAAAGACCTGGGCGTCTTCAAGATAGGAAGTGGCGGTGTTGGTGACCTTGCCCATCGCCTTGAGCGCCTCCTGGTTGAGCGACTCGAACCCGACAAACAGGGCGACGCAGCCGGCCTCGCCGGCGGCCTTGATGAACTCCCGGTCATCGGCAAAATCTATCGGGGCATGGGAGAGCCATTTAAAACCCATCCCTTTCATGCCGGCGAACAGCTCCAGGGCATATTTCCGGTCAGCCACCAGGTTGTCGTCAACGAAAAAGGCAAAGGAGTTCCTGCGGCGCAGTTCCTCCAGCTCGGCCAGCACGTTATCGATCGGGCGCTTGCGATAATGACGGCCGTAAAAGGCCGTGACCGAGCAGAATTCGCAGTCAAAGGGACAGCCACGGGTGGTCTGCAGGGTATTGGTGAAGAGGTATTTCTTGCCGGCAAACAGCTGGCGCCTGGCAATGGGAATGGCGGTCATTGCGATGAGGTCTGAGGAACGGTAGAGCCGCTGCAATCGGCCATGCTGAAAGTCGGCCAGGAGTTGCGGCCAGATCAGTTCGCCTTCACCGACCACAACGCTGTCCAGATGTTGCAGCGCTTCTTCCGGCAGATTGCTGGCATGGAAGCCACCCATGACCACGGTCTTGCCCACCGCCTTGAACTGTGCGGCAATCTGGTAGGCGCGGGGCGCCTGGGGAGTCATGGCGGTGATGGCAACAAGATCGGCATCGGTTGCCAAAGCCAGCGGTTCAATATTTTCGTCGCACAGTTCAACCGACCATTCAACAGGGGTGACGGCAGCCAGGGCTGCCAGCGAAAGAGAGGGGAACTTGAAACCTAGTTCGCCCCACAGGCGGCCCTTCGGCCACCCGGGTGAGACGAAAAGCACCTTCATTTACGGTTTTCCGCAATGTAGCCGGCCATGGACCGCACCGACTGGAATACCTTGGTGCCGGTGGCGGCATCAGGCACCACGACTCCGTATTCTTTCTCCATTGCCACGACAAGCTGCAGGGCATCTATTGAGTCAAGCCCCAGACCGTCGCCAAACAGGGGCGCATCACTGTCGATGTCAGCGGCGGACATCCCCTCGATCCTGAGGGCATCGATGATAAGCTGTTTTACTGCTGCTATAAGTTCTTCGGCCATTGTTCTTCCTTTGTGCCAGGTTAATTTTAGTTTTGCCAATAATCGAAGTAGGTATACCACTGGTCAGGATAGTTCCTGATGTAACGTTCAAATACCGAAGCCATCTGCTGCACGGCGTCCCTGACCGCTGCCCGGTTGTCGCCCGGCCGAGCAGCCACGTAGATCGGCTCTTCCATGAGGGTGGCGTATCGCCCCTGCTCCAGAGGGACAAAAACCGGGATGATCGGCGCGCCGGTCGCCAGTGCCAGATAGGCGGCGCCGGCCGGGAGATCGGTCGGTTTTCCGAAGAAATCAACAGTGACACTATTGGACGAACCGTCACGGTCGCCGATGAGGCAGAGGATTTCATTGCGGCGCAAGGCATTGACCGCTTCAATGATCGCCAGCGGCGACGGGTCGTCCCGATCAACGTAGATCACGCCGATGCCGCGCTCCTCCCGCACCATGCGCCGTTGGTCGGTCACCTTGTCATCCGGTTCCCGGAAAGTGAGCACGGTTATCCGGTATCCCAGATCAGCCAGCCCCAGTCCGCCCAGCTCCCAGTTGCCGAAATGGGGCGAGATCAGGATGGCCCCGGTTTTGTTGGCGAGCGCTTCTTCCATGGGGCGCGGGTCGCTGCGCCGGCCGATCATTGCCTGCAACCGCTCCCCCCTGAGCCGGATCATCCTCATGATATCGGTCCAGTTGCGGGCGTAATGGCAATAGGAGGAAAAAACCGTCCGCTCTACATTGCGCCGCCCCAGAACAACCCGCAGGTTGGCACGGATGCCGCGGCGCTGCTCTCCGGTAACACAGTAAAAAATCAGGGCCGTCAGATAGGCGAACGGCGGGGTCAGCCACCGCGGGACCATGATCGTAAACAGGTTGATAAAGAACAGGTTGATACTGCTATAAAGCGCCAACGTACGACCTCATGCCATCAACGCTGACAGCGCTTCCGGGGATTCCGCTCCGTGCCGGCAAACTCCCGCTCCCAGGCAGGATCGGCAATCCCGGCATAAGCGGCCGAATATTCGTCCATCTGCGGTGCCAGATCGGTAAAGATTTTTGCGGCGCCGTCATGGGTCGGATACGCTCCGGCAGTGCTGAACAGCTCGCGTCCCGCATCGGGGTGGTCAATGAGCATGCAAGGGCGAAGCAGGTTCTCATGCTCTGCCTGCCGCTCCCGGATGGCCTTGAACAGCGGCGACCCAAGCGCCTCGGCAATGGTGGTGCGGCGGATGTTATCAACGGCAAAGTGGCAAAAAACGCACGGTTCGATGTCACCGTTGGCGTTGATATGGAAATACTTGCGACCGCCGGCGATACAGCCGCTGATGATCGGCCCGTCGTTCCAGAAATCAACGAACAGCATCGGCTTGCTGTCGCGGAATTCTGCAACCCTGGTCCGCAAAAGGTCGCGCTGTTCGGGCGTTGCCATCAGTTCCAGGTTCGGCTCCCTGCCAACCGGCACGTAGGTGAAGAGCCAAAGGGCGTAGACCCCCTTGTCCAGCAGCATGTCGATGTACTTGCCGTCAGTGATGATGTCGGTATTCTTGCTGGTCTGGGTAAATGAGCCGCAGAAGGAAAGCCCCGCACTCTTGAGCAGCTCCATGGCATGCATGACTTTCTGAAAATGGCCGGCGCCGCGGCGGGCATCGGTTTCAGCCTCATACCCTTCAAGGGAGAAGGCCGGCATGACATTGCCCACTTCAATCAGCTTCTCCACCATCGCCTCATCAATGAGACCACCATGGGTGAAGACCAGGAACGCCATGTCCGAATGCTTCTTGAACAGCTCGAAGATATCCTGCTTAAAGAACGGCTCCCCACCGGAGATGACGGCAAAATAGACCCCCATCGCCTTCATCTGGGTCAGAGCCGAATCGACCTCATCGTTGGAGAGTTCCAGTGTCTTGGAATAGTCGCCGGCATAACAGCCGTAACAGGAGAGATTGCACTTCATGGTCAGGCTGATGACCACGGTGGACGGCGGATAGAAGCCGTGCCGGTCAGCCCATTCCTTGCGCTTGTTGGTACCGGACAGCAGGTGGTTCACCGCCAGGTTGGTAATCCATTTGCTCCGCTGATTGGGGTGAATATCCCGCAGGATCCGCCGGGGGAACTCGATGCTCGGATGCCCCTGCCGAACCAGCTGCCGAATCCAGCGAATCCGCTCCTTGTAATAGTCTTTTTTGGGGATCATCTCCATCAGATGGGTCATCCGGGCCAAGGTCTCATTGGAAGAGCTGGTGGCCATGGAGAGTAACAGGGAGACAATCTTCTCAGTCGTATAGTTTTTAAGGCTTTGCAGCATTAGGACTCTCACAGGGTATGCTGAATTTTAAGAATGTCATACAAATGCGCCAAGTATCACGAACCGGCCGGAAATGGCTTGTTGACCGGCCGTCAGCAACCCGAGCCGCCACAGGGACTGAACCGATGGAAAATCCGGCCTTCCAGCACTTGACCAGGATTTCCATTTCCAGATCATACCCGGTACTAACAAGGTTCACCGAACGCAACAGCTTGGACGAGTATACACGAAATCCCGATTGACTGTCGTCAATCTTGAAACCAGTCCTTTTTCTCATGCACCAGGCGCCGAAACGGTTCCAATAACGCCGCAGCCCGGCCATCTCCTGAAATTGCGAATAACGCGATGCCAGAAGAAGATCAAAACCCTTTCCGCGGGCCTCTGCCACCATTGCGCAAATGGCGGTCGGATCGTGCTGACCATCGGCATCAAGGGTAACCACCATGGAAAAACCATTCATCAGAGCCCAGTCAAACGCAGTGCGCAACGCCATCCCCTTGCCCTTGTTAACATCGTGCCTGATGAGGTTTACCGGCAACCCGGCAATCTGTTCCGCTGTTTGGTCAATTGAGCCGTCATCGACAACAAGCAGGGGAAATCCCTGTTGCAGCGTCTCCCGGACAACGGATTCAATGGTCTTTTCGCAATTGTATGCAGGTATGACTACGCAGATTCCCACTGTTGCACCATCTTGCCAAGGGTAGTAAACCTGAAGCCAGCCAGCAGTCTCTTCAACCGTTCCATTGCGTCTTTTCTGGAGCCGTAGGCAACGAACTCCCGAAACCGAGACATCTTCAACCTTGGCCCGTCAGGATCCAGTTCGCGCGGGTGAAGGAAAAACACACCCGGAGCCCCGAGGGAGTTGAGATTTACAATGGTACGCTCAATCATCGGCATCGGGAAAAACCGAAAGCCCCACCCCCCGCCGGTAGGGAGATTGCCTATCCATGATGGAGTTACAAGCGGCGGGATCTCCCAGAGCGTTCCGTGGTCGAGCTCTATCCGCCAAGGGATGCGCTGCCCATGCTTGTTCCCGATAAACGGCAGCGGAGTACAACTCGAATCGTAATGATACCCTTCTGCCAAAAGGATATCAAATGCCCACGGAGTCCGGTCTCGCGACAGAGACCACTGCGGGGCACGAAAACCTCGCGGCCGGCAACCGGTCAGTTGCCCCAGGATATCGGCTGTCCTGCGAAGTTCATCACGAAAGGCATCCGGAGTCAGTGAGTGCACCAGAGCATGCGAATAC
This window of the Geoanaerobacter pelophilus genome carries:
- a CDS encoding ACP S-malonyltransferase translates to MICFMFPGQPLAHDAGCPDNADFAEISALTLDRTGLDLATFAWRDEPATAQVGLQVYGTAMSLYRNRVLRAEGARPAMVAEHSMGIYAALAAVNALPEGDALELTCRIGRVLAGMSNSGNYALGCVTGLAATPVLALAENNGVYPANYNTSRHFLLAGEQHAIEAAMAEALATGAFSVSSFISDAPLHTPLLEAIAGELRGIVADYCFAEPTVPLMEHIEQDFLAAADIPDFLVRELCLPVRWEATYLALRKAGVTSFAEAGVGESLKKYNRWIAMEHS
- a CDS encoding B12-binding domain-containing radical SAM protein, with product MKVLFVSPGWPKGRLWGELGFKFPSLSLAALAAVTPVEWSVELCDENIEPLALATDADLVAITAMTPQAPRAYQIAAQFKAVGKTVVMGGFHASNLPEEALQHLDSVVVGEGELIWPQLLADFQHGRLQRLYRSSDLIAMTAIPIARRQLFAGKKYLFTNTLQTTRGCPFDCEFCSVTAFYGRHYRKRPIDNVLAELEELRRRNSFAFFVDDNLVADRKYALELFAGMKGMGFKWLSHAPIDFADDREFIKAAGEAGCVALFVGFESLNQEALKAMGKVTNTATSYLEDAQVFRDNGIGILGSFVMGNDGDTPEVFERTLAFCEQARLEGAIFPILTPYPGTEVRRRLEAEGRILSNAWEDYDMEHVTFQPKGMSVAELQQGYDWLNRSFYSFGSMYKRIWKLHRSVQVFGPMNIGFRAALKRKKGN
- a CDS encoding phosphopantetheine-binding protein codes for the protein MAEELIAAVKQLIIDALRIEGMSAADIDSDAPLFGDGLGLDSIDALQLVVAMEKEYGVVVPDAATGTKVFQSVRSMAGYIAENRK
- a CDS encoding lysophospholipid acyltransferase family protein yields the protein MALYSSINLFFINLFTIMVPRWLTPPFAYLTALIFYCVTGEQRRGIRANLRVVLGRRNVERTVFSSYCHYARNWTDIMRMIRLRGERLQAMIGRRSDPRPMEEALANKTGAILISPHFGNWELGGLGLADLGYRITVLTFREPDDKVTDQRRMVREERGIGVIYVDRDDPSPLAIIEAVNALRRNEILCLIGDRDGSSNSVTVDFFGKPTDLPAGAAYLALATGAPIIPVFVPLEQGRYATLMEEPIYVAARPGDNRAAVRDAVQQMASVFERYIRNYPDQWYTYFDYWQN
- a CDS encoding radical SAM protein, which produces MLQSLKNYTTEKIVSLLLSMATSSSNETLARMTHLMEMIPKKDYYKERIRWIRQLVRQGHPSIEFPRRILRDIHPNQRSKWITNLAVNHLLSGTNKRKEWADRHGFYPPSTVVISLTMKCNLSCYGCYAGDYSKTLELSNDEVDSALTQMKAMGVYFAVISGGEPFFKQDIFELFKKHSDMAFLVFTHGGLIDEAMVEKLIEVGNVMPAFSLEGYEAETDARRGAGHFQKVMHAMELLKSAGLSFCGSFTQTSKNTDIITDGKYIDMLLDKGVYALWLFTYVPVGREPNLELMATPEQRDLLRTRVAEFRDSKPMLFVDFWNDGPIISGCIAGGRKYFHINANGDIEPCVFCHFAVDNIRRTTIAEALGSPLFKAIRERQAEHENLLRPCMLIDHPDAGRELFSTAGAYPTHDGAAKIFTDLAPQMDEYSAAYAGIADPAWEREFAGTERNPRKRCQR
- a CDS encoding glycosyltransferase family 2 protein, encoding MGICVVIPAYNCEKTIESVVRETLQQGFPLLVVDDGSIDQTAEQIAGLPVNLIRHDVNKGKGMALRTAFDWALMNGFSMVVTLDADGQHDPTAICAMVAEARGKGFDLLLASRYSQFQEMAGLRRYWNRFGAWCMRKRTGFKIDDSQSGFRVYSSKLLRSVNLVSTGYDLEMEILVKCWKAGFSIGSVPVAARVADGRSTSHFRPVRDTWRICMTFLKFSIPCESPNAAKP
- a CDS encoding polysaccharide deacetylase family protein, which translates into the protein MFLRLMNRAPNADERLFNALTIDVEEWFHVCGAAGIDGLTLERRLRRNIERLLAVLDAGQVKATFFVLGSLAAAEPEVVKEIAGRGHEIASHGYSHALVHSLTPDAFRDELRRTADILGQLTGCRPRGFRAPQWSLSRDRTPWAFDILLAEGYHYDSSCTPLPFIGNKHGQRIPWRIELDHGTLWEIPPLVTPSWIGNLPTGGGWGFRFFPMPMIERTIVNLNSLGAPGVFFLHPRELDPDGPRLKMSRFREFVAYGSRKDAMERLKRLLAGFRFTTLGKMVQQWESA